In the Adlercreutzia equolifaciens DSM 19450 genome, one interval contains:
- a CDS encoding nucleotidyl transferase AbiEii/AbiGii toxin family protein: protein MAIDFKKFAENVARRGEVEALLPIVEKELIHYDIIRALDESRWLDGLTFQGGTCLRLCYGAVRYSEDLDFTTALDLEESDLAGFRELLSDSLRSKYDVGVRVKDPKKIKHFEGGGSMKRWQVVVDTAPARPDLPSQKIKIEIAQIPSYTRDLRVLEENYPEVEGMCSRAIIGCQSLDEILADKIVSFSQQVLAPRYRDLWDIPWIALRPGRNMDEVAVMVGRKLNDYHVGENAQELLRSGLSRAREALGSAAFAEEMRRFLPPKFLERTAARPEYREAMTHKVEDVYRFVAERL from the coding sequence ATGGCGATTGATTTCAAGAAGTTCGCTGAAAACGTTGCCCGTCGAGGCGAAGTGGAGGCGTTGCTCCCGATTGTAGAGAAAGAGCTCATTCATTACGACATCATCCGTGCGCTCGATGAATCGCGATGGCTCGACGGCCTCACGTTCCAAGGAGGAACATGCCTGCGTCTGTGTTATGGCGCTGTCCGCTATAGCGAGGATCTTGATTTCACCACGGCCTTGGACTTGGAGGAATCGGATCTCGCCGGTTTTCGGGAACTGCTGAGCGATAGCTTGCGGAGCAAATACGATGTGGGCGTTCGGGTCAAGGACCCGAAAAAGATCAAGCACTTCGAAGGCGGTGGGTCGATGAAGAGGTGGCAGGTGGTCGTCGACACGGCGCCGGCGCGACCCGATCTTCCTTCCCAGAAAATCAAGATTGAGATCGCGCAAATACCCTCATATACTCGCGATCTTCGCGTTCTTGAGGAAAACTATCCGGAAGTGGAAGGGATGTGCAGCCGAGCTATTATCGGTTGCCAATCTTTGGATGAGATTCTGGCGGACAAAATCGTGTCGTTCTCGCAGCAAGTGCTTGCCCCGCGCTATCGCGATTTATGGGACATTCCCTGGATCGCTTTGCGACCGGGGAGGAATATGGACGAGGTTGCGGTCATGGTTGGCCGGAAACTGAACGATTACCATGTGGGCGAGAACGCTCAAGAGCTTCTGCGCAGTGGGCTTTCCCGTGCGCGGGAGGCGCTTGGGAGTGCCGCTTTCGCTGAGGAAATGCGTCGATTCCTTCCACCAAAGTTTTTGGAAAGAACAGCGGCACGACCGGAGTACCGCGAAGCCATGACCCACAAAGTGGAAGATGTTTATCGCTTTGTTGCAGAGCGTCTATAG
- a CDS encoding HIRAN domain-containing protein, translating to MANAPKSIRVVENTTVAGTRHVPAMAAIAEGYGKGDRFSLVRDAANPHDGWAVEVRDGADRRIGYVSCECNEFVARLIDGGKSVEGRLTDKEQIGSWTRLVMEVVLND from the coding sequence ATGGCAAATGCACCAAAATCGATTCGCGTCGTGGAAAACACTACTGTGGCGGGAACGCGCCACGTGCCCGCGATGGCGGCCATTGCGGAAGGCTACGGAAAGGGGGATCGGTTCTCCCTCGTGCGGGACGCGGCCAACCCCCACGACGGCTGGGCCGTGGAGGTGCGCGACGGCGCCGACCGCCGGATTGGCTACGTCTCCTGCGAGTGCAACGAGTTCGTCGCTCGGCTCATCGACGGCGGCAAGTCCGTGGAGGGGCGGCTCACGGACAAGGAGCAGATCGGCTCGTGGACGCGGCTCGTGATGGAGGTGGTGCTCAATGACTAG
- a CDS encoding tetratricopeptide repeat protein — translation MTSAVAAVADPSVACALALPAEDVASSVAAPARAREVGWAQRAANVLFGAPSARRACGGAETSFTPKVLRNEKWRRRRETGSVFAVDRKGGAGEGGLPRIWVSEPAPDGRGRTFVASYPCGADRGGWRALELAEVYFSEALGLPGEEHRRRRVDCYRAAEMLLLHAAARGSIGAHCRLGVIYEGDLCEGAYWDGLADRQALHKADTPCDERAYLHFSFGAYHGHGECCWRLGDLVAAGRGCAPSAARAFSLYRRAFDLESGRIDEDRASTGNAALRLARAFELGRGCEQDFRRARTWYRLAAIGLGAAFDAGQWHFKRERIEARRGVARMAQEIAGTY, via the coding sequence ATGACTAGCGCCGTTGCGGCCGTGGCCGACCCTTCCGTCGCCTGCGCCTTGGCCCTTCCCGCTGAGGATGTCGCCTCCTCGGTGGCCGCTCCAGCCCGTGCGCGGGAAGTGGGCTGGGCCCAGCGGGCCGCCAACGTGCTCTTTGGCGCGCCCAGTGCGCGGCGGGCCTGCGGCGGCGCGGAGACGAGCTTCACGCCGAAAGTGCTGCGCAACGAGAAGTGGCGGCGTCGGCGCGAGACGGGCTCGGTGTTCGCCGTGGATCGCAAGGGAGGCGCCGGCGAGGGCGGTCTGCCCCGCATCTGGGTGAGCGAGCCGGCGCCCGACGGGAGAGGGCGCACGTTCGTCGCCTCCTATCCCTGCGGCGCCGACCGTGGCGGCTGGCGCGCCCTGGAGCTGGCGGAGGTCTATTTCAGCGAGGCTCTGGGCCTGCCGGGCGAGGAGCATCGGCGCCGCCGCGTCGACTGCTACCGCGCGGCCGAGATGCTCCTTCTGCATGCGGCGGCCCGGGGCAGTATCGGTGCCCACTGCCGTCTCGGCGTCATCTACGAGGGCGATCTGTGCGAGGGGGCGTACTGGGACGGCCTGGCCGATCGCCAGGCGCTCCACAAGGCGGACACCCCCTGCGACGAGCGCGCCTACCTGCACTTCTCCTTCGGCGCCTATCATGGTCACGGTGAGTGCTGCTGGCGTTTGGGCGATCTGGTGGCCGCAGGCCGGGGATGCGCTCCCTCGGCGGCTCGGGCTTTCTCGCTGTACCGGCGAGCCTTCGATTTGGAGAGCGGGCGCATCGACGAGGACCGTGCGAGCACGGGCAACGCCGCGCTGCGCCTCGCCCGCGCCTTCGAGCTGGGACGCGGCTGCGAGCAGGACTTCCGCCGGGCGCGCACCTGGTACCGGCTGGCCGCCATTGGCCTCGGCGCCGCCTTCGACGCCGGTCAGTGGCACTTCAAGCGCGAGCGCATCGAGGCTCGCCGCGGGGTGGCCCGCATGGCCCAGGAGATCGCGGGCACTTACTAA
- a CDS encoding PD-(D/E)XK nuclease family protein, which yields MPTTVPVELYRTIERANAAAKAAATATAPGAAFGVRRLTAAGLVEELWELWGDGRVLVSAEERSLLAARAASTCDAAAASGAPSVLAAFAAEHAAALADEGAVPVAELTSLQRGLVACLRSYYDELAARNLIEADEAADLLASMVEDGQLPAMGVTVCDCLDVSGGLRHLLTALGASAEGDEALAAVSCLPEVVEPGVLIAAGAAAMPGLLLDEIGRAGRAGARSVLVVAADPAELFGVLGAPLCASGWTVALRGTAPWRATAFGRAWECARRLEEGSPHWLEAATDFAYNPFSGIAERKARDLNGRLRKDRLLTAADAAEILAGESDSFSALALAVRAVACGESVPPRILDNLSSAVGAASSDALERAVERAAFDKLCGLLALAEGLGVSTCALTPLLADATLRVEGSSGTDGPLCEIAGAAVLDSLVPKSWDVVILADVSARTFGISESLSALDGLAETLGLPREPSALWRQRSRFAAAQRAARRRFVLGVSRRDERENELFPSFLLGEFASAQARAGADRALAAGDEELALRWGRPDPARFGLPEPLAAGARCAGEGDLPQALGAAFAPVTGCEELLRPSRGSLRSLPLLRYLPRTPEGLPVLSPSAIEQYLHCPYRWFVQSCIRPEAPDERFGPRELGNFAHEAFARFYDRLAEEGVRRVDAENIEAMVPRFEALVDELVREQPERRGGSRLAATTREERQRVTQLKRQLVHSLRLQTQMPPGYEVVFCEHPIEVADGVDFAGVRLRGRVDRVDADAERGRFVVIDYKGSSKDYASGLKEGDEPSVPHHVQGLIYAQALLRTDLGLACAGALYLGYRAQSPKELLAGAYDGAAFDPAGLSSRSSAVAMNFSAYLDAIEALVADRLAALSEGAIPVSPSAPKACEYCPAYDCPGRLA from the coding sequence GTGCCGACAACCGTTCCCGTAGAGCTCTACCGCACCATCGAGCGCGCCAATGCTGCCGCCAAGGCCGCTGCAACCGCGACGGCTCCCGGTGCCGCTTTCGGCGTGCGTCGCCTTACGGCCGCGGGATTGGTGGAGGAGCTGTGGGAGCTGTGGGGCGACGGGCGCGTTCTCGTTTCTGCTGAGGAGCGCTCCCTTCTTGCGGCCCGGGCGGCTTCGACTTGCGATGCCGCCGCTGCCTCCGGGGCGCCATCGGTGCTGGCGGCTTTTGCCGCCGAGCACGCGGCCGCTCTCGCCGACGAGGGAGCTGTTCCCGTTGCGGAGTTGACCTCTCTGCAGCGCGGGCTCGTCGCGTGTTTGCGCTCCTACTACGATGAGCTGGCCGCGCGGAATCTGATCGAGGCGGATGAGGCGGCCGATCTCCTTGCCTCGATGGTCGAGGATGGGCAGCTTCCCGCCATGGGTGTGACTGTTTGCGATTGCCTGGACGTCTCGGGGGGGCTTCGGCACCTTCTGACGGCTTTGGGCGCTTCCGCGGAAGGCGATGAGGCTCTTGCCGCGGTTTCCTGTCTTCCGGAAGTCGTGGAGCCGGGCGTGCTGATCGCCGCAGGAGCGGCGGCGATGCCCGGGCTTCTGCTCGACGAGATAGGGCGCGCCGGTCGTGCGGGCGCAAGAAGCGTTCTGGTGGTGGCCGCCGACCCTGCAGAGCTGTTCGGCGTGTTGGGAGCGCCTTTGTGCGCCAGCGGTTGGACGGTGGCGCTTCGGGGCACCGCGCCCTGGAGGGCCACCGCCTTCGGGCGCGCTTGGGAATGCGCGCGGCGGCTGGAGGAGGGGAGCCCCCACTGGCTCGAGGCGGCCACTGATTTCGCCTACAACCCCTTTTCGGGCATCGCCGAGCGAAAGGCGCGGGATCTCAACGGGCGTCTGCGCAAAGACCGCTTACTGACTGCCGCCGATGCCGCCGAGATCCTCGCGGGGGAGAGCGACTCGTTTTCCGCTCTGGCCCTCGCCGTGCGCGCCGTGGCTTGCGGCGAAAGCGTTCCTCCTCGTATTCTCGACAACCTTTCCAGCGCCGTCGGTGCCGCCTCGTCGGACGCGCTGGAGCGTGCCGTCGAGCGCGCCGCCTTCGACAAGCTCTGCGGTCTGCTTGCCCTGGCGGAGGGGCTGGGCGTGTCGACCTGCGCGCTGACGCCGCTGCTTGCCGATGCCACGCTGCGCGTCGAGGGCTCCTCCGGGACGGACGGCCCCCTCTGCGAAATCGCCGGTGCGGCCGTACTGGACTCGCTCGTGCCGAAAAGCTGGGATGTGGTGATCCTGGCGGACGTCAGCGCGCGCACCTTCGGCATCTCCGAGAGCCTATCGGCTTTGGACGGCCTCGCCGAGACGCTCGGACTTCCCCGAGAGCCTTCGGCACTCTGGCGCCAGCGCTCGCGGTTCGCGGCGGCACAGCGCGCCGCCCGCCGGCGATTTGTCCTGGGCGTGAGCCGGCGCGACGAGCGGGAAAACGAGCTGTTCCCCTCCTTTCTGCTGGGAGAGTTCGCGAGCGCCCAGGCCCGGGCCGGTGCCGACCGGGCCTTGGCGGCCGGCGATGAGGAGCTGGCCTTGCGTTGGGGCCGCCCTGACCCTGCGCGCTTCGGACTCCCCGAGCCCTTGGCCGCCGGCGCCCGATGCGCCGGCGAAGGCGACTTGCCGCAAGCGCTTGGCGCCGCCTTCGCCCCGGTGACGGGATGCGAGGAGCTTCTCCGCCCGTCGCGAGGCAGCCTGCGGTCGCTTCCGCTTCTTCGCTACCTTCCGCGCACGCCCGAGGGTCTGCCCGTGCTCTCTCCCTCGGCGATCGAGCAGTACCTCCACTGCCCCTATCGGTGGTTCGTGCAGTCGTGCATCCGGCCCGAGGCTCCCGACGAGAGGTTCGGGCCGCGGGAGCTGGGCAATTTCGCCCATGAGGCCTTTGCCCGCTTCTACGACAGGCTCGCCGAGGAGGGCGTGCGACGCGTGGACGCGGAGAACATCGAGGCTATGGTGCCCCGGTTCGAGGCGCTCGTGGACGAGCTTGTCCGCGAGCAGCCCGAGCGCCGAGGGGGCTCTCGCCTTGCGGCAACGACGCGCGAGGAGCGGCAGCGGGTGACGCAGCTCAAGCGCCAACTGGTTCACAGCTTGCGCCTGCAGACCCAGATGCCCCCGGGCTATGAAGTGGTCTTTTGCGAGCATCCCATCGAGGTCGCCGATGGCGTGGACTTTGCCGGCGTCCGGCTGCGGGGGCGCGTCGACCGCGTCGATGCCGACGCAGAGCGGGGACGTTTCGTGGTGATCGACTACAAGGGATCGTCCAAGGACTACGCATCCGGCCTGAAGGAGGGCGACGAGCCGTCCGTGCCGCATCACGTGCAGGGGCTCATCTACGCCCAGGCACTTTTGCGCACCGACCTCGGCCTCGCCTGCGCCGGGGCGCTGTACTTGGGCTACCGGGCGCAGAGTCCCAAGGAACTGTTGGCGGGGGCCTACGACGGTGCGGCCTTCGACCCTGCGGGCCTGTCTTCCAGAAGCTCGGCGGTGGCCATGAACTTCTCCGCCTATCTGGATGCCATCGAGGCCTTGGTGGCCGATCGGTTGGCGGCGCTTTCCGAGGGGGCCATCCCCGTGAGCCCGTCCGCGCCGAAAGCTTGCGAATACTGTCCCGCCTACGATTGCCCCGGGAGGCTCGCGTGA